The Salinispora tropica CNB-440 genome has a window encoding:
- a CDS encoding VOC family protein produces MERVYGIGGYFFRARDPEGLSRWYRDNLGVVAEDLDGYWFQQGGPTVFAPFPEHTDYFGSSGQKTMLNFRVVDLDAMLAQLRAGGAEVDHRVETDDNGRFGWAIDPEGNRFELWEPADGVADPVTPA; encoded by the coding sequence ATGGAGCGGGTATACGGCATCGGAGGTTACTTCTTTCGGGCACGAGACCCAGAAGGGCTGAGCCGATGGTATCGGGACAATTTGGGCGTCGTTGCGGAGGACCTTGACGGCTACTGGTTCCAGCAGGGTGGTCCGACCGTATTCGCGCCGTTTCCCGAGCACACGGACTACTTCGGATCGTCGGGGCAGAAGACCATGCTGAACTTTCGGGTGGTAGACCTCGACGCAATGTTGGCCCAGCTTAGGGCCGGGGGCGCCGAGGTGGACCACCGCGTCGAGACCGACGACAACGGGCGGTTCGGCTGGGCCATCGATCCCGAGGGCAACCGCTTCGAGTTGTGGGAACCTGCCGACGGTGTCGCCGATCCGGTCACCCCGGCGTAG
- a CDS encoding DUF1702 family protein produces the protein MPPLTPAIVELAGRQHRRGEAASRLLLQTRAIAFVEGYELRRRTRRNDVHAELARIRPDNRGFAYEGAALAAALADLATPRRGQRRYGLGSSDTHLGSLLAGPGTGFVHLIHVGAGWSAALLPWRMLHRRLPLDSLLRWLAVDGAGFSRGFFGGPRWIRRLAHRPDREDPVQAVLCQGVGRSLWFVECGDGAGLGRHIERFPPGLRRELWAGVGLAASYAGGGTDRQIEQLLTLGGEDRAALAQGAVFAAEAQRTAGHIPAHTEAAVSAFTGVSAHTAADWARDSYEFARALGSEIESYRWWQCEIRSRATAVAD, from the coding sequence GTGCCACCCCTGACCCCTGCGATCGTCGAACTCGCCGGGCGCCAGCACCGGCGTGGGGAAGCCGCCAGCCGATTGCTTTTGCAGACCCGCGCGATCGCCTTTGTCGAGGGCTACGAGCTGCGGCGGCGAACTCGGCGGAACGATGTCCACGCAGAACTGGCGCGAATCCGACCTGATAACCGTGGCTTCGCCTACGAAGGAGCTGCGCTGGCCGCGGCGCTGGCAGATCTCGCGACACCGCGTCGAGGACAACGGCGCTACGGCTTGGGGAGCTCTGATACCCATCTAGGTAGCCTGCTCGCCGGTCCCGGTACGGGCTTCGTGCACCTAATCCATGTTGGCGCCGGATGGTCGGCCGCCCTGCTGCCCTGGCGTATGTTGCACCGCCGCCTTCCGCTCGACTCGCTACTGCGCTGGCTCGCTGTGGACGGGGCGGGGTTTTCCCGAGGTTTTTTCGGAGGGCCGCGTTGGATTCGCCGGCTAGCTCATCGGCCAGACCGGGAGGATCCGGTCCAGGCGGTGCTTTGCCAGGGGGTAGGCCGCAGTCTCTGGTTTGTCGAGTGCGGCGATGGCGCCGGACTCGGGCGACATATCGAGCGGTTTCCACCAGGTCTACGGCGTGAACTGTGGGCCGGCGTCGGCCTCGCCGCGTCCTACGCGGGCGGTGGCACAGACCGCCAAATCGAGCAGTTGCTGACCTTAGGTGGAGAGGATCGTGCCGCCCTGGCCCAAGGGGCGGTCTTCGCCGCCGAGGCACAACGCACCGCAGGTCACATTCCTGCCCATACGGAGGCGGCCGTCAGCGCATTCACCGGGGTGTCGGCCCACACCGCCGCCGATTGGGCGCGCGACTCCTATGAGTTCGCCCGTGCCCTTGGTTCCGAAATCGAGTCCTACCGGTGGTGGCAATGCGAGATTCGCAGCCGTGCCACTGCTGTGGCCGACTGA
- a CDS encoding class I SAM-dependent methyltransferase gives MAEASEQARKVDVVLGEGDKNLLYDTVTGPIWRKAVYEPVHGGWEFTNIAGARLLDAVATMFRIGPLTHVLEFCSGTGAVARYLNQRAGCSVTGVELNSVQLATARRARAEAGPGLARVSFVEGDVTRWQPDRLYDLALVIDSLTLLSDPVAALRNARRALCSEGWLIFSDTAAGPRMTADTERQAWDLDGLRPLPRHPGTVDLFASAGMTDVHTIDATDTAVDCFQTIAAALTDRADELAAVATAEELADWHVSTHFYLDAYRTRQLTYWHGCARRPRRASSPTAA, from the coding sequence ATGGCTGAAGCATCGGAACAGGCACGAAAGGTAGATGTCGTTCTCGGCGAGGGCGACAAGAACCTCCTCTACGACACAGTGACCGGGCCGATCTGGCGAAAGGCTGTGTACGAGCCGGTCCACGGCGGGTGGGAGTTCACCAACATTGCCGGTGCCCGCCTACTCGACGCCGTCGCGACGATGTTCCGGATAGGACCGCTCACGCACGTACTCGAGTTCTGTTCCGGCACCGGCGCGGTCGCCCGGTACCTCAACCAGCGGGCTGGCTGCTCTGTCACCGGAGTGGAACTCAACAGTGTCCAGCTCGCCACTGCCCGACGGGCCCGAGCCGAAGCAGGTCCGGGGTTGGCTCGTGTCTCGTTCGTCGAGGGAGATGTCACCCGGTGGCAACCGGACCGGCTCTATGACTTGGCCCTTGTCATCGATTCGCTCACTTTGCTGTCAGACCCGGTCGCCGCGCTGCGCAACGCCCGGCGGGCACTGTGCTCCGAGGGGTGGCTGATTTTTTCCGACACGGCAGCGGGACCCAGGATGACCGCGGATACTGAACGGCAGGCCTGGGACCTCGACGGTCTGCGCCCACTGCCGCGTCACCCAGGAACAGTCGACTTGTTCGCCTCGGCGGGTATGACAGACGTCCACACGATCGACGCGACCGACACCGCCGTCGACTGCTTTCAAACCATCGCGGCCGCCTTGACCGACCGGGCTGACGAACTCGCCGCTGTGGCGACGGCTGAGGAACTCGCGGACTGGCACGTGTCAACGCACTTCTACCTGGACGCCTACCGCACCAGGCAGCTCACGTACTGGCACGGGTGCGCTCGCCGGCCTCGTCGGGCGAGCTCTCCCACGGCAGCCTGA
- a CDS encoding FG-GAP repeat domain-containing protein — protein MSMSLRRMLPGALATVLVAAIGVFTVRPAPDPGEMDVLAARFAFEVHPLNTAPAGAQHVRVVAPDVSGIRSWISAVGAAVALLDADGNRRHDDVCLVDPRDDSVRVFPVPGTGDRYPAASLSPPPGPIDHFAPMGCVPTDLDADGDSDLIVYYWGRSPVQFLRIGAGWHPVELVQPAQVWNTTALVVGDLDGDGAPDVLVGNYFPDGARLLDPGAAGDGRMHMQAGMADAGNGGTNRAFLSRPGPPDTAPAWLDASTGVPDRAARSWTLAFGLQDLTGDLLPEVYLANDFGPDHLLVNHSRPGQLDLRPVVGTRSALVPKSKVLGRDSFKGMGVTYTYPDGAELPTIVVSNITTPWGLQESNFAFTPTGPGADLLDGRLPYKDRSEALGLSRSGWAWDVKAVDFDGDGNDELLQATGFVAGKRWRWPELQELAMANDQLLQHPWAWPHFRPGDDISGHQANVLWTRHGGRYIDIAPQSGLGHRDVSRGIAIGDVDLDGRPDALVANQWQDSRLVLNRSRSTSQSTLILKRAGEGGRQTTLALGASVVARPGDGRPDLRAQLYPSNGHAGVSSPELFFAVDGITPFVVSWRTAGGVRTAQVSLGPGRHELVLHDDGQVATR, from the coding sequence ATGTCCATGTCACTGCGTCGCATGCTGCCCGGAGCGTTGGCGACGGTCCTCGTCGCCGCTATCGGCGTTTTCACCGTCCGGCCGGCGCCCGATCCGGGCGAGATGGACGTTCTCGCTGCCCGCTTCGCCTTCGAGGTGCACCCGCTGAACACCGCCCCTGCGGGAGCCCAGCATGTTCGTGTTGTCGCGCCCGACGTATCGGGCATTCGGTCCTGGATATCCGCTGTGGGCGCTGCGGTTGCGCTGCTCGACGCCGATGGCAATCGACGTCACGACGATGTGTGCCTGGTCGACCCGAGGGACGACTCAGTTCGGGTCTTCCCGGTACCCGGAACCGGCGACCGGTACCCAGCAGCGTCCCTGTCTCCTCCACCCGGCCCGATTGACCATTTCGCGCCAATGGGTTGTGTCCCAACCGACCTGGACGCAGACGGCGACAGCGACCTGATTGTCTACTACTGGGGTCGGTCGCCAGTGCAGTTCCTGCGGATCGGTGCCGGATGGCATCCAGTGGAGCTGGTCCAGCCAGCGCAGGTGTGGAACACGACCGCACTGGTCGTGGGTGACCTGGACGGCGACGGCGCGCCGGACGTCCTGGTGGGCAACTACTTTCCCGATGGCGCAAGACTGCTTGACCCGGGAGCGGCCGGAGACGGGCGGATGCACATGCAGGCGGGTATGGCGGACGCCGGCAACGGGGGGACGAACCGAGCCTTTCTTTCCCGCCCCGGGCCTCCGGACACAGCACCGGCCTGGCTCGATGCCTCCACCGGCGTGCCGGACCGTGCCGCGCGGTCGTGGACGCTCGCCTTCGGCCTACAGGACCTGACGGGAGACTTGCTGCCGGAGGTCTACCTCGCCAACGACTTTGGCCCGGATCACCTGTTGGTTAATCACTCCCGGCCGGGGCAGCTGGATCTGCGTCCGGTTGTGGGAACACGGAGCGCGCTGGTGCCAAAGTCCAAGGTGCTGGGCCGTGACTCCTTCAAGGGCATGGGTGTCACCTACACCTATCCGGACGGCGCTGAGCTGCCCACGATCGTGGTCAGCAACATCACCACTCCATGGGGTCTACAAGAGAGTAACTTCGCTTTCACCCCGACTGGACCGGGCGCAGACCTGCTCGACGGTCGACTGCCCTACAAAGACCGTAGCGAGGCACTGGGCCTCTCCCGTAGCGGGTGGGCCTGGGACGTCAAGGCGGTCGACTTCGACGGCGACGGCAATGACGAGTTGCTGCAGGCGACGGGCTTCGTGGCCGGAAAGCGGTGGCGCTGGCCCGAGCTCCAGGAACTTGCCATGGCCAACGATCAGCTGCTCCAGCACCCATGGGCCTGGCCCCACTTTCGTCCGGGTGACGACATTTCGGGGCACCAGGCCAACGTGCTCTGGACGCGGCATGGTGGACGGTACATTGACATCGCCCCGCAGAGCGGGCTTGGCCACCGAGATGTCAGCCGCGGTATCGCCATTGGCGATGTGGACCTCGACGGTCGGCCGGATGCGCTGGTGGCCAACCAGTGGCAGGACAGCCGGCTGGTGCTGAACCGGTCTCGGTCGACCAGCCAGTCAACACTGATCCTCAAACGGGCCGGCGAGGGCGGACGGCAGACCACACTCGCTCTCGGTGCGTCCGTGGTCGCTCGGCCGGGCGACGGCCGGCCGGACCTGCGGGCCCAGCTCTATCCCAGCAACGGACACGCGGGGGTATCCAGCCCCGAGCTCTTCTTCGCCGTCGACGGGATCACCCCGTTCGTGGTGTCATGGCGTACGGCGGGCGGGGTGCGGACCGCGCAGGTTAGTCTGGGACCGGGCCGGCACGAACTCGTGCTACACGACGACGGCCAGGTGGCCACGCGATGA
- a CDS encoding peptidase S9 — protein sequence MYRLSDGQVRQLTSADHEEEYPSWSPDGSTVAFVGGSWGRRHFLVVPATGGTPRPVTTNPGRAGACSWAPDGRWLVCHSYDTGAGAVWLLDSQTAEAIQVTDGSSWDYKPTICPTRPAVAFSRSNEGRSVIWVQRLGDGTGGPLVVTGADDRWPTWTRDGNHLFFHRLVDEGAGIAVWDRRTRVVRDLVPAEHKPRYASFAPDGRRIVYGTEAGGRSRLRILNLDTGTSQPLPAGEAAFPTWSPDGRTIACTVRPDPSSRWEIATVDVSSGQVQLWTTGRTDLRGLHAPVSFAPDGRRLVFRSETEPFEANLLVLDLNSGRFTNLTEDSWWDEAPSFSPDGRSVIFMSTRGGDWTWGFYRIDLDSKEIVTVAGPDYIERNNPQLTVDGRVLSTMVASKVEELYEQLPDGAGRVVTEAGPAVRYPVPSADGEQVVFTRTRTTVEYWLAENVWAADSPLAPLARPLVAEAGTPQVIDQPPLGPVRSPVDTRRR from the coding sequence TTGTACCGGCTGAGCGACGGACAAGTCCGGCAGCTGACGTCAGCCGACCACGAGGAGGAGTACCCCTCGTGGTCACCGGACGGAAGCACGGTCGCCTTCGTCGGCGGCTCGTGGGGCCGCCGGCACTTTCTGGTGGTGCCCGCTACCGGCGGCACGCCTCGCCCGGTGACCACCAACCCGGGACGCGCCGGCGCCTGTTCATGGGCACCGGACGGGCGATGGCTTGTCTGCCACTCGTACGACACCGGTGCAGGCGCAGTGTGGCTGCTCGATAGCCAGACCGCAGAGGCAATCCAGGTCACCGACGGCTCGTCGTGGGACTACAAGCCCACCATCTGCCCAACCCGGCCGGCGGTCGCCTTCTCGCGAAGCAACGAGGGGCGGTCCGTCATCTGGGTTCAACGCCTCGGCGACGGCACCGGCGGCCCGCTTGTCGTCACCGGTGCGGACGATCGCTGGCCCACCTGGACGCGAGACGGAAACCACCTCTTCTTCCACCGGCTGGTAGACGAGGGGGCAGGCATCGCGGTGTGGGACCGCAGAACGAGAGTCGTACGGGACCTCGTGCCGGCAGAGCACAAGCCCCGCTACGCGTCCTTCGCTCCGGACGGACGCCGGATCGTTTACGGCACTGAGGCCGGCGGCCGATCCAGGTTGCGGATTCTGAACCTGGACACCGGGACTTCCCAGCCCCTACCAGCTGGCGAGGCCGCCTTCCCGACCTGGTCCCCGGACGGTCGGACGATCGCATGCACGGTTCGTCCCGACCCCAGCTCTCGATGGGAGATCGCGACTGTTGATGTGTCCAGTGGGCAGGTGCAGCTCTGGACAACCGGCCGTACCGACCTGCGGGGACTCCACGCGCCCGTCTCCTTCGCACCTGACGGGCGGCGCCTGGTGTTCCGCAGCGAGACGGAACCGTTCGAAGCAAACCTGCTCGTCCTGGATCTCAACAGCGGCCGGTTCACCAACCTCACCGAGGACAGCTGGTGGGACGAGGCACCGTCGTTTTCCCCCGACGGGCGGAGCGTCATCTTCATGTCCACCCGCGGTGGTGACTGGACATGGGGCTTCTACCGCATCGACCTGGACAGCAAGGAGATCGTGACGGTCGCGGGCCCGGACTACATCGAGCGCAACAATCCACAACTTACCGTCGATGGTCGGGTCCTGTCGACGATGGTCGCCTCGAAGGTCGAAGAACTGTACGAACAGTTGCCCGATGGTGCCGGGCGTGTCGTGACGGAGGCAGGACCGGCAGTCCGCTATCCCGTGCCGTCTGCCGACGGTGAACAGGTCGTCTTCACCCGTACCCGGACGACCGTCGAGTACTGGCTCGCGGAAAACGTCTGGGCCGCCGACTCGCCTCTCGCCCCACTCGCACGACCCTTGGTCGCCGAAGCCGGGACGCCGCAGGTCATCGACCAGCCACCGCTCGGCCCGGTACGTAGCCCCGTCGATACCCGACGCAGATGA
- a CDS encoding nitroreductase, which translates to MAGLSVATDIVHPLLTPAANTQIFDGSALPWTRVAGLLEAARWTTSRWNRQPWRFLVGRKGDRTFHELHRALTPTNRTTARGAGTLILALRQTRSVEGGPLDGTEYELGLAVARLSVQARATGWRIAQLGGFRRRPLMAAFEVPADFEPFVILAVGRATADISCALPPRPRLPLAEIAFTGRWGTTHRRRAS; encoded by the coding sequence ATGGCTGGGCTTTCGGTTGCGACCGACATCGTGCACCCGCTGCTCACACCAGCGGCCAACACTCAGATCTTCGACGGGTCGGCGTTGCCCTGGACCCGGGTGGCCGGACTACTCGAGGCGGCCCGGTGGACCACCTCGCGGTGGAACCGGCAGCCCTGGCGTTTTTTGGTGGGACGCAAGGGCGACCGCACCTTCCACGAGTTGCACCGAGCGTTGACGCCGACCAACCGGACGACCGCCCGTGGCGCCGGGACGCTGATCTTGGCTCTACGCCAGACTCGTAGCGTTGAAGGCGGGCCGTTGGACGGCACCGAATACGAGCTTGGTCTCGCGGTGGCCCGGCTCAGCGTGCAGGCCCGGGCCACCGGCTGGCGCATTGCGCAGCTAGGCGGATTCCGCCGCCGCCCGCTGATGGCGGCGTTCGAGGTGCCGGCAGACTTCGAGCCGTTTGTGATCCTTGCCGTCGGCCGCGCAACCGCCGATATCTCCTGCGCTCTCCCGCCCCGCCCCCGGCTGCCCTTGGCGGAGATCGCCTTCACCGGCCGGTGGGGGACGACGCACAGACGGCGAGCGTCATGA
- a CDS encoding L-seryl-tRNA selenium transferase — MSGVAPLGRGATGATRHVINATSVLVHPGLGRAVLSGSAQRAVEVAFGCTDLEYGLNTGQRGRRGRETVAALLAAVPTAGAAYVVNSNPAALVLAATVLAPGRELVISQRELYEIRDGFRLPELLTSTGARLCPVGTADGAVLDDYRQAVWSGTGCVLTLVPARGGSDGACGRPDVTALAGLRVPVIADISSGLLRPEPALSGEPDAETALRQGATLATASGDKLLGWAADRAADRRPGRHRAGATAPARPCDVGGQTGPRRPVRDHRRRRYPHARCRSDGSQRLESPRQVVDWRTAGRGSRRRTGRVPRHGAR; from the coding sequence ATGTCGGGTGTCGCTCCGCTGGGCCGGGGTGCGACTGGTGCGACCCGCCACGTCATCAACGCCACCAGCGTTCTGGTGCATCCCGGCCTCGGTCGGGCCGTGCTTTCGGGTTCGGCCCAGCGGGCCGTTGAGGTGGCCTTCGGCTGCACCGACCTGGAGTACGGTCTGAACACCGGGCAACGAGGGCGTCGCGGCCGGGAAACGGTCGCCGCGCTGCTCGCGGCCGTGCCGACTGCCGGGGCGGCATACGTGGTCAACAGCAACCCGGCGGCGCTGGTGCTCGCTGCAACGGTACTCGCACCAGGTCGGGAGCTGGTGATCAGCCAACGGGAACTGTACGAGATTCGCGATGGCTTCCGTCTGCCCGAACTACTCACCTCGACCGGAGCCCGGCTCTGCCCCGTTGGTACCGCGGACGGCGCCGTCCTGGATGACTACCGCCAAGCGGTGTGGTCCGGCACCGGGTGCGTGCTCACCCTCGTCCCGGCCCGAGGCGGCTCGGACGGAGCGTGTGGCAGGCCGGACGTGACGGCCCTTGCTGGTCTGCGGGTCCCGGTGATCGCCGACATCAGTTCGGGTCTGCTGCGCCCCGAGCCGGCGTTGTCTGGTGAACCGGACGCAGAGACTGCGCTGCGACAGGGAGCCACGCTGGCTACCGCTAGCGGCGACAAGTTGTTGGGGTGGGCCGCAGACCGGGCTGCTGATCGGCGACCGGGCCGTCATCGAGCAGGTGCGACGGCACCCGCTCGCCCGTGCGATGTAGGCGGACAAACTGGCCCTCGCCGCCCTGTGCGCGACCATCGTCGACGGCGGTACCCCCACGCTCGCTGCCGTTCGGACGGTTCACAGCGACTTGAGAGCCCGAGGCAAGTGGTTGATTGGCGCACTGCGGGCCGGGGGAGTCGCCGCCGAACTGGTCGAGTCCCACGTCACGGTGCTCGGTGA